From Oenococcus sicerae, the proteins below share one genomic window:
- the argJ gene encoding bifunctional glutamate N-acetyltransferase/amino-acid acetyltransferase ArgJ: protein MKILNQLIWPKGFQSDAIKADLRSNSEKADLGWIVSDVLADAAAVFTLNQFPAAPVQLTKSTITQDQKLQALVVNSSNANSFTGMQGLKNAELEQQLVADKLALSPKVIAVSSTGIIGKQLPMDKITAGIAKLQKSQNSEIAQAIMTTDTVSKTISLDFDGMIMSGIAKGSGMIHPNMGTMLSFITTDAKIDGQLLQKLLRQLTDITFNQITIDGDTSTNDMLIVMANGQAGQEEILADSPAYETFKAALHKVMQTLAIKIAKDGEGASKLVTANVCGSQNDLAARMIAKTIVGSNLVKAAAFGEDPNWGRVIDAIGNAGVDLAAKDIQLAINHVLIISQGELLEMNSDALEQAVKSDQVTFDVSVGSGAGQGQAWGADLTYEYVKINAMYRT from the coding sequence ATGAAAATTTTAAATCAATTAATTTGGCCTAAGGGCTTTCAAAGCGACGCTATCAAGGCAGATTTACGCAGCAATTCTGAAAAAGCAGATCTAGGATGGATCGTTTCGGATGTACTAGCAGATGCTGCGGCGGTGTTCACTTTGAATCAATTCCCAGCCGCACCGGTCCAATTGACAAAATCAACGATTACACAGGATCAAAAACTGCAAGCGCTGGTTGTCAATTCATCCAATGCAAATTCTTTTACGGGGATGCAAGGATTAAAAAATGCTGAACTAGAACAGCAATTAGTTGCTGACAAGCTGGCATTGAGCCCGAAGGTCATAGCTGTTTCCTCGACGGGTATTATTGGCAAACAGCTGCCAATGGACAAGATCACCGCCGGAATTGCGAAACTGCAGAAAAGCCAAAACTCAGAGATCGCACAAGCGATCATGACTACGGATACAGTTTCCAAAACGATCAGTCTCGATTTTGACGGCATGATCATGTCAGGTATCGCAAAAGGGTCAGGTATGATCCATCCAAATATGGGGACGATGCTTTCTTTTATTACTACGGACGCCAAAATTGATGGTCAGCTGCTGCAAAAATTACTCAGACAATTGACTGATATTACCTTTAATCAGATCACGATAGATGGCGATACATCAACAAACGATATGCTGATCGTGATGGCTAATGGTCAAGCCGGTCAAGAAGAGATTTTAGCTGATTCGCCTGCCTACGAAACTTTTAAAGCGGCACTTCATAAAGTGATGCAGACACTCGCAATCAAAATTGCCAAAGACGGCGAGGGTGCTTCTAAGCTTGTGACGGCAAATGTTTGCGGTAGTCAAAATGATTTAGCTGCGCGTATGATCGCTAAAACAATTGTTGGATCGAATCTTGTCAAAGCAGCAGCTTTTGGTGAGGATCCCAATTGGGGTCGTGTGATCGATGCGATCGGAAATGCTGGTGTTGATCTGGCTGCCAAAGACATTCAATTAGCGATCAATCATGTTTTGATCATTAGTCAGGGGGAGCTGCTTGAAATGAATTCAGATGCTTTAGAACAGGCTGTTAAATCAGATCAAGTGACTTTTGATGTTTCGGTCGGCAGTGGAGCGGGGCAAGGCCAGGCTTGGGGAGCAGATCTAACTTATGAATACGTCAAAATTAACGCGATGTACAGGACTTGA
- the argC gene encoding N-acetyl-gamma-glutamyl-phosphate reductase — protein MNKNVALIGVSGYAGTILYQLLKNHPKVGTITLYGHRDVGKHLSEIQPDLVQYGQVDPVINQFDPQKIMKEADAAFFASSAGVTNQIAGTLIEADFPVIDLSGDYRLSDPKSYEKWYKKPAAKADDLKKATYGLCEFHPKLSRYVANPGCYATATLLGLAPVVLNNLIDLDSIIVDAKSGVSGAGKKLAPGSAFMTVNENLTVYKANRHQHIPEIVQELKNWNPQLRSIQFTTTLLPITRGIMATIYAHVAKGIQDPEKIISQAFIDTYEDKPFIKLHGSNLPSIKDAAYSNLDAIGWQYNPVTGVILIVSVIDNLLKGAAGQAVQNFNMMFGFNERIGLPIVPIMI, from the coding sequence ATGAATAAGAACGTTGCACTAATTGGTGTTTCCGGTTATGCCGGGACAATACTCTATCAATTACTGAAAAATCACCCCAAAGTCGGCACTATTACACTATATGGCCATCGCGATGTTGGCAAACACCTGTCGGAAATTCAGCCCGATCTCGTCCAGTATGGTCAAGTCGATCCTGTGATCAATCAATTCGATCCGCAAAAAATAATGAAAGAAGCCGATGCCGCTTTTTTTGCAAGTTCGGCAGGGGTCACGAACCAAATTGCCGGTACTTTGATCGAAGCTGATTTTCCCGTCATCGATCTATCGGGTGATTATCGATTATCGGATCCAAAAAGTTATGAAAAATGGTACAAAAAACCAGCAGCTAAAGCCGATGATCTAAAAAAAGCGACCTATGGTCTATGCGAATTTCATCCAAAATTAAGTCGATATGTCGCAAACCCCGGCTGCTATGCTACAGCAACTTTACTAGGATTGGCGCCAGTCGTTTTAAATAATTTGATTGATTTAGATTCGATTATTGTCGATGCTAAATCCGGTGTCTCAGGAGCTGGTAAAAAATTAGCCCCTGGGAGTGCATTTATGACCGTCAATGAAAATTTAACCGTGTACAAGGCGAATCGACATCAGCATATTCCAGAAATCGTGCAAGAATTAAAAAACTGGAATCCTCAACTTAGATCCATTCAATTTACGACAACTTTATTGCCGATCACGCGCGGCATTATGGCGACAATTTATGCTCATGTTGCAAAGGGAATACAGGATCCGGAAAAAATCATCAGTCAGGCTTTTATCGACACTTATGAAGATAAGCCGTTTATCAAACTACACGGATCAAATTTACCATCGATCAAAGATGCTGCTTACAGTAATTTGGACGCGATCGGTTGGCAATATAATCCGGTCACAGGCGTTATCTTGATCGTCAGTGTGATCGATAATCTGCTCAAAGGCGCAGCTGGACAAGCTGTTCAAAACTTTAACATGATGTTTGGATTTAATGAAAGGATCGGTCTACCCATTGTACCGATCATGATCTAG
- a CDS encoding DUF1304 domain-containing protein: MLKILADIATLIVAFEALGIMLLEMFGTQTLMAQKAFDLTAAYLKQKEARISMANQGLYNGFIGVGILLIRFAFPQQAVYPGLLLFISFVVIAAIFATFTASKKIILTQGLPAIIALIFVVLAAAS, from the coding sequence ATGCTTAAAATTTTGGCGGATATTGCAACACTGATCGTGGCTTTTGAGGCACTTGGAATTATGTTATTGGAGATGTTTGGCACGCAAACATTGATGGCTCAAAAAGCTTTTGACCTGACGGCCGCTTATTTAAAACAAAAAGAGGCGCGTATTAGTATGGCTAATCAAGGCCTTTATAATGGTTTTATTGGCGTTGGCATTCTGTTGATTCGTTTTGCATTTCCACAACAAGCAGTCTATCCAGGGCTGCTGCTTTTTATCAGTTTTGTCGTTATTGCAGCAATTTTTGCTACTTTCACGGCTAGCAAGAAAATTATTTTGACACAGGGACTACCAGCGATCATTGCCTTGATATTCGTGGTATTAGCCGCAGCGTCATAA
- a CDS encoding Gfo/Idh/MocA family protein: MNFGLIGPGRIAEKFALAVKEVPGVRIVAVASHHLEKAQHFADKFEIDQAYGDYAELLADPEVDAVYVAVINEFHFDVVKQSLLAKKAVLCEKPLTPSLEETQALLLLAKQQKVLLMEGMWTLFLPAIHQAAAWLQNERIGQVKFINCNFSYFAEVDPESRLFSKKQGGGALLDIGVYCVAFLLEMIGERPKQIKSLLFDGQTAVDEMGTVIFRFPNGTIANCNFGFQARIDQDAHIYGSRGSIFVKHFSASRRVELYDVNDNLIDFFDDPQENGFAYEIQHFASSWDNNETEDSLMPHFKSLALSEIMQHIKENGEG, translated from the coding sequence ATGAATTTTGGATTGATTGGTCCTGGACGGATCGCTGAAAAATTTGCACTGGCTGTAAAAGAGGTCCCTGGTGTTCGAATAGTGGCAGTCGCATCCCACCATCTTGAAAAAGCTCAGCATTTTGCTGACAAATTTGAGATCGATCAAGCCTATGGCGATTACGCTGAATTATTAGCTGATCCAGAAGTTGATGCGGTGTATGTTGCTGTGATCAATGAATTTCATTTCGATGTTGTCAAACAGTCTTTGCTTGCCAAGAAGGCGGTCTTGTGTGAAAAGCCGCTGACGCCCAGCCTTGAAGAGACGCAGGCACTATTGCTTTTAGCCAAACAGCAAAAGGTATTGCTGATGGAGGGCATGTGGACGCTCTTTTTACCTGCCATTCATCAGGCTGCGGCCTGGCTGCAAAACGAGCGCATCGGTCAGGTCAAATTTATTAATTGTAATTTCAGCTATTTCGCGGAAGTTGATCCAGAAAGCCGCTTGTTTTCTAAAAAGCAGGGTGGCGGTGCTTTGCTGGATATCGGCGTGTATTGTGTCGCTTTTCTGTTGGAAATGATTGGTGAGCGGCCAAAGCAGATCAAGTCGCTGCTCTTTGATGGCCAGACAGCCGTTGATGAGATGGGGACTGTGATTTTTCGTTTTCCCAACGGTACAATTGCGAATTGCAATTTTGGTTTTCAAGCCCGCATCGATCAAGATGCTCATATTTATGGTTCGCGCGGCAGTATTTTTGTGAAACATTTTTCTGCTTCGCGTCGGGTCGAACTCTATGATGTCAATGATAATTTGATCGATTTTTTTGATGATCCGCAAGAAAATGGTTTCGCCTATGAAATTCAGCATTTTGCCAGCAGCTGGGATAATAACGAGACCGAAGACAGCTTGATGCCGCATTTTAAATCGCTGGCGCTGAGTGAGATCATGCAGCATATTAAGGAAAATGGCGAAGGCTGA
- the argF gene encoding ornithine carbamoyltransferase, protein MTNIFQGRSFLKEADFTADEFYTLIKLAEHLKDLKARNIEHHYMTGKNIALLFEKTSTRTRSSFTVGANDLGAHVEFLGAHDIQFGKKESLIDTAKVLGSMYDGIEYRGFDQSIVESLAQYSHVPVWNGLTTSWHPTQMLADFMTIDELFGHIRGVKLAYLGDARNNVANSLLIAGSMLGVEIHLVAPKSLQPEESIVKIARQYSNSFMITDDLDQGVEGADVLYTDIWASMGEEDLWGKRIKLLQPYQLNAQAVAKTHNPNTIVLHDLPAFHDLKTSMAQDVFEKFGIKEMEITDEVFNAPYAHQFQQAANRMHTIKAVMAASLGNLFIPQAMSQP, encoded by the coding sequence ATGACGAACATTTTTCAGGGACGTTCATTTCTCAAAGAAGCCGACTTTACAGCTGATGAATTCTATACGCTGATCAAATTGGCCGAACATTTAAAGGACTTAAAGGCTCGCAATATTGAACATCATTATATGACTGGTAAAAATATTGCGCTTTTATTTGAGAAAACCAGTACTCGAACACGGTCTTCTTTTACTGTCGGCGCAAACGATTTAGGCGCTCATGTGGAATTTTTGGGCGCTCATGACATTCAGTTTGGCAAAAAAGAATCCTTGATCGATACAGCTAAAGTTTTGGGCAGCATGTATGACGGTATCGAGTATCGCGGCTTTGATCAGTCGATCGTCGAAAGCTTGGCCCAGTATTCTCATGTGCCGGTCTGGAATGGCTTGACCACAAGTTGGCATCCGACGCAAATGCTGGCCGATTTTATGACGATCGATGAACTATTCGGCCATATTAGAGGCGTTAAATTAGCTTATCTCGGGGATGCACGGAATAATGTGGCTAATTCGCTGCTTATCGCTGGGTCGATGCTGGGTGTTGAAATCCACTTGGTCGCGCCGAAATCTTTACAGCCTGAAGAATCAATCGTCAAAATTGCTAGACAGTACTCGAACAGCTTTATGATCACGGATGATTTGGATCAAGGTGTTGAGGGTGCCGATGTTTTGTATACGGATATTTGGGCTTCGATGGGTGAAGAAGATTTGTGGGGAAAACGAATCAAACTGCTTCAACCTTATCAATTAAATGCACAGGCTGTGGCTAAGACACACAATCCTAATACGATCGTTTTGCATGATCTACCAGCTTTTCATGATCTGAAGACGAGCATGGCACAAGATGTTTTTGAAAAATTCGGCATTAAAGAAATGGAAATTACCGATGAGGTTTTCAATGCGCCTTATGCACATCAATTTCAGCAGGCTGCTAACCGAATGCACACGATCAAGGCTGTTATGGCAGCTAGCTTAGGTAATTTATTTATCCCGCAGGCAATGAGTCAGCCATGA
- a CDS encoding carbamoyl phosphate synthase small subunit, whose product MTTRYLLLENGSVYTGQAFGLTKIENLLSGELVFNTGMTGYQESLTDPSYFGQLLVFTYPLIGNYGISKTASESFKTQASAVIVHELARRPSHNHMQLSFDQWAKQMSLPGLTGIDTRALTIELRQFGTMKAVMTDVLSDQTLANLKAGSLDDQQVQQVTTPQIYEQPGRGLTIAVVDFGLKQSILHCLKARHCRVIVLPADSDAQTILAYHPDGVLLSNGPGDPKSQHAALDMIRTIEQVKPLFGICLGHQLFALANGASTYKMSFGHRGFNHAVSSSDHRHLDFTAQNHGYAVDEASLADTDLLVTYREVNDHTVEGLKSTKYPAFSVQFHPEAAPGPHDTGYLYDDFLKMIQKAGT is encoded by the coding sequence ATGACCACACGCTATCTTCTTTTAGAAAACGGCTCTGTCTACACGGGCCAAGCCTTTGGTTTGACTAAGATCGAAAATCTGCTGTCGGGTGAACTGGTCTTTAATACAGGCATGACGGGTTATCAAGAAAGTTTGACTGATCCCTCATATTTTGGCCAGCTTTTAGTCTTCACTTATCCGTTGATTGGTAATTACGGGATTAGCAAAACAGCGAGCGAAAGTTTCAAAACACAGGCTAGTGCTGTCATTGTTCATGAACTAGCCCGCCGGCCAAGCCACAATCACATGCAGTTATCCTTTGATCAATGGGCTAAACAAATGTCTTTACCTGGATTGACAGGGATCGACACACGGGCTTTGACAATTGAATTACGTCAGTTCGGCACAATGAAAGCTGTGATGACAGATGTTTTATCTGATCAGACGCTCGCTAACTTAAAGGCCGGCAGTTTAGATGATCAGCAGGTCCAACAGGTCACGACCCCGCAGATCTATGAGCAGCCTGGCCGGGGATTGACGATCGCCGTTGTTGATTTTGGCTTAAAACAGTCTATATTGCACTGTTTAAAAGCTAGACACTGCCGAGTGATCGTCTTGCCCGCTGATAGTGATGCGCAAACGATTCTTGCCTACCATCCTGATGGTGTCCTGCTTTCTAACGGCCCTGGAGATCCGAAATCTCAGCATGCTGCGTTGGATATGATTCGGACAATTGAACAGGTCAAGCCGCTGTTTGGCATCTGCCTAGGCCATCAATTGTTCGCCTTAGCTAATGGTGCCAGTACTTATAAGATGTCCTTTGGTCACAGAGGCTTTAACCATGCTGTGTCTTCGTCAGACCACCGGCATTTGGATTTTACAGCTCAAAATCATGGCTATGCTGTCGATGAGGCTTCGCTGGCTGATACGGATTTATTGGTGACTTATCGTGAAGTCAATGATCATACAGTTGAAGGTCTCAAGTCCACGAAATATCCTGCTTTTTCTGTTCAGTTTCATCCAGAAGCAGCACCTGGGCCGCATGATACGGGCTATTTATATGATGATTTTCTCAAAATGATTCAAAAGGCGGGCACATGA
- a CDS encoding acetylornithine/succinylornithine family transaminase — protein MTHLFNTYNRYPIELVDGHDFHLVDRNGKEYVDLAAGIGVMSFGYHNQLIQRSVQAQLEKVWHTSNLYENSLQEKVADKLVQLSGGDQLVFFANSGTEANEAALKLAHKYTGKAKVMTFTNSFHGRTYGSLAVTDYPGIKQGFFVDTTEVVVADYNDPAAFDLLDDSFAAVIVEIVQGEGGVNLIDPDWLKELVFKTHDKHALVIIDEVQTGIGRTGKFFAFQHYGIRPDIITSAKALGSGLPIGAMIGRQKLASAFTPGSHGTTFGGNMLAMASTDAVLTQMTPDFLADVSHKGAMLISALKIGLVDVDQVLAIRGLGLMVGIQLAADLPVESIISDLQAAGYLTISSKHNTLRLLPVLVIDEASLLQAAKKISQIIKTKAEVLA, from the coding sequence ATGACACATTTGTTTAATACATACAATCGATATCCGATCGAATTAGTTGATGGACATGATTTTCACTTAGTCGATCGCAATGGCAAGGAATATGTTGATTTAGCTGCTGGTATTGGCGTCATGAGTTTTGGTTATCATAATCAGCTGATTCAAAGATCAGTTCAGGCCCAGCTGGAAAAAGTTTGGCATACTTCTAACCTATATGAAAATTCGCTGCAAGAGAAAGTGGCTGATAAACTGGTTCAATTATCTGGCGGCGACCAGCTTGTTTTCTTTGCTAATTCGGGTACCGAAGCGAATGAGGCAGCATTGAAATTAGCACATAAGTATACAGGCAAGGCTAAAGTCATGACTTTTACGAACTCATTTCATGGCCGTACTTATGGTTCGCTAGCAGTCACGGATTATCCCGGTATCAAACAAGGATTTTTTGTTGATACGACTGAAGTTGTCGTAGCGGATTATAACGACCCAGCAGCCTTTGATCTGCTTGATGACAGCTTTGCAGCTGTCATCGTGGAGATCGTTCAAGGCGAGGGAGGTGTTAATCTCATTGATCCCGATTGGCTGAAGGAACTGGTTTTCAAAACACATGATAAACATGCTTTAGTGATTATCGATGAAGTGCAGACCGGTATCGGACGAACTGGCAAATTCTTCGCTTTTCAGCATTACGGTATTAGGCCGGATATCATCACCAGCGCAAAAGCACTGGGATCGGGTTTGCCGATCGGCGCGATGATCGGTAGACAAAAATTAGCCAGTGCCTTTACACCGGGATCTCATGGCACGACTTTTGGCGGCAATATGCTGGCGATGGCTAGTACTGATGCCGTGTTGACCCAAATGACTCCTGATTTTTTGGCCGATGTCAGCCATAAGGGCGCGATGCTGATTTCGGCACTGAAAATAGGCCTGGTTGATGTTGATCAAGTACTGGCGATTCGCGGACTTGGGCTAATGGTCGGTATCCAATTAGCAGCTGATTTACCGGTTGAATCAATTATTTCTGATCTGCAGGCAGCTGGTTATCTCACAATTTCTTCAAAACACAATACTTTGCGGCTATTGCCGGTACTTGTGATCGACGAAGCCAGCTTACTGCAGGCAGCCAAAAAAATAAGCCAAATTATCAAGACGAAAGCAGAGGTTTTAGCATGA
- the carB gene encoding carbamoyl-phosphate synthase large subunit — protein sequence MTKRTDIKKILVIGSGPIVIGQAAEFDYSGTQASLSLREEGYYVILVNSNPATIMTDKQTADKVYIEPLTLAYLKDILKKERPQAILATLGGQTGLNLAKALAEDGILEELSVELIGTKLASIQAAEDRQEFKALMKKLHQPIADSSIAENIPAALSFAKQNGYPVIVRPAYTLGGTGGGMAHNENELTLIAANGLERSPVTQILVENSLAGYKEIEFEVMRDHDDNALVVASMENVDPVGIHTGDSIVVAPVQTLSDHDYQMLRDAALKIIRALKIEGGVNIQMALDPDSDQYDIIEVNPRVSRSSALASKATGYPIAKIAAKIAVGLTLDQILNPVTGTTTAAFEPALDYVVVKIPRWPFDKFTQADRTLGTQMKATGEVMAIGRHLEAAFLKAVRSLEIGALGLMDISYDDWPTDPLMAALMPARDDRLFMISELLRRGQSLNSIHECTKIDIFFLDKLLHIIEIEQALKAQPNDLQTLQTAKSYGFSDHTIAQIWQAQETEIRQIRQRQGIQAVYKMVDTAAGEFACQTPYYYSTYEQVNESIKESRPSVLVLGSGPIRIGQGVEFDYATVHAIKAIQKAGYRAIVINSNPETVSTDFSISDKLYFEPLTLEDVLNVVDLEQSIGVVVQFGGQTAINLAAPLAHAGVKILGTRLADINLAEDRQAFNHVIKQLTLSQPFGKTATTVAQALTAAKQVGYPVLIRPSYVLGGRAMEIVANENDLSSYMKRAVAVSHQHPVLIDSYLIGQEAEVDVVSDGTTTVIPGIMAHIERAGVHSGDSMSVYPAQLSQKIQAQIVTAALKLAKALHTVGLMNVQYVIHDEQVYVIEVNPRASRTVPFISKATDIPLAQLATQAMLGIKLADLGYQTGLAAAKDQVYVKAPVFSFSKLAKVDSSLGPEMKSTGEVMAIDDTLPKALHKAFVACGFHAAGQGNILFTVADDDRSEALTMAKKFDRIGYTIFSGPKTGKYFSQGALGNHTIDKQADYLKVFRENDIQLVVSTADVSDEADSQAIRAAAIADGIKTFTCLDTVAAFLKIFESSEDKHDEKIRNDQQNGDNQYSTTC from the coding sequence ATGACAAAAAGAACAGATATTAAAAAAATCCTCGTGATCGGATCAGGTCCGATCGTGATCGGTCAAGCTGCCGAATTTGATTACTCAGGGACACAAGCAAGTCTATCCTTAAGAGAAGAAGGCTACTACGTGATTTTGGTCAACTCGAATCCGGCTACGATCATGACTGATAAGCAAACGGCTGATAAAGTTTATATCGAACCTTTGACTTTAGCCTATTTAAAAGACATCTTAAAAAAAGAACGGCCGCAAGCAATTTTAGCGACTCTTGGCGGTCAAACGGGTTTGAACTTAGCCAAAGCGCTAGCTGAAGATGGCATATTAGAAGAGCTCAGTGTCGAACTGATCGGTACAAAATTAGCTTCGATTCAGGCTGCGGAAGATCGCCAAGAGTTCAAAGCCTTGATGAAAAAGCTGCATCAGCCGATAGCTGATTCCAGCATTGCTGAAAACATACCAGCTGCCTTATCTTTTGCCAAACAAAATGGTTATCCCGTGATCGTGCGGCCAGCTTATACCTTGGGCGGCACAGGCGGCGGCATGGCCCATAACGAAAATGAATTGACTCTGATCGCGGCTAATGGGTTGGAGCGGTCGCCTGTGACGCAGATCCTTGTCGAGAACTCACTCGCAGGTTATAAAGAGATCGAGTTTGAAGTCATGCGTGATCATGATGATAATGCCTTAGTCGTAGCCTCGATGGAAAACGTTGATCCGGTCGGTATCCATACAGGCGATTCGATCGTTGTCGCTCCCGTACAGACACTATCTGATCATGATTATCAAATGTTGCGTGATGCGGCTTTAAAAATCATTCGTGCGCTGAAGATCGAAGGTGGTGTCAATATCCAAATGGCCTTAGATCCTGATAGTGATCAATACGACATCATTGAGGTCAATCCAAGAGTATCGCGTTCATCGGCTTTAGCTTCTAAAGCCACAGGTTATCCGATCGCCAAGATCGCGGCCAAGATCGCGGTTGGATTGACTTTAGACCAAATTCTCAATCCTGTTACAGGCACAACGACAGCGGCTTTTGAACCGGCTTTGGATTATGTCGTTGTGAAGATCCCACGCTGGCCTTTTGACAAATTTACACAAGCTGATCGAACCTTAGGTACACAAATGAAAGCCACAGGCGAGGTGATGGCTATTGGCCGCCATTTGGAGGCGGCCTTCTTAAAAGCAGTCAGATCTTTGGAAATCGGCGCTTTGGGTCTGATGGATATTAGTTATGACGATTGGCCGACTGACCCTTTGATGGCCGCTTTGATGCCGGCTAGAGATGATCGTTTATTTATGATCAGTGAACTTCTCAGACGGGGCCAAAGTTTAAACAGCATTCATGAATGCACGAAAATCGATATCTTTTTTTTGGACAAATTACTGCATATTATTGAAATTGAACAGGCTTTAAAAGCTCAGCCGAATGATCTTCAGACGCTTCAGACGGCCAAATCTTACGGTTTTAGCGATCACACGATCGCACAGATCTGGCAAGCTCAGGAGACTGAAATTCGTCAAATTCGTCAGCGTCAAGGAATCCAAGCAGTCTATAAAATGGTTGATACGGCAGCTGGTGAATTTGCATGCCAAACGCCTTACTACTATTCAACTTATGAACAGGTAAATGAGTCGATCAAAGAAAGTCGTCCCAGTGTCTTGGTATTAGGATCCGGTCCAATTCGTATCGGCCAAGGCGTGGAATTTGATTATGCGACAGTTCACGCGATCAAGGCTATTCAAAAAGCTGGCTATCGGGCTATCGTGATCAATTCCAATCCGGAAACAGTTTCGACAGATTTTTCGATTTCAGACAAGCTCTACTTTGAGCCTTTGACCTTGGAAGATGTCTTGAATGTTGTTGATTTGGAACAGTCGATCGGTGTGGTTGTACAGTTTGGCGGTCAAACAGCTATCAACCTCGCTGCACCGCTGGCACACGCTGGTGTGAAAATTCTCGGCACAAGATTAGCTGATATCAATTTGGCTGAAGATCGTCAGGCTTTTAATCATGTGATCAAACAGCTCACGTTGTCGCAGCCTTTTGGCAAAACAGCGACGACGGTTGCACAAGCTTTAACTGCCGCTAAGCAAGTTGGCTACCCTGTGCTGATTCGGCCTTCTTATGTATTAGGCGGTCGGGCTATGGAGATCGTGGCCAATGAAAACGATCTGAGCAGTTATATGAAACGGGCTGTGGCAGTTTCTCATCAACATCCAGTTCTGATCGATTCTTATCTGATAGGCCAGGAAGCCGAAGTGGATGTTGTCAGTGATGGTACAACGACTGTCATTCCCGGCATCATGGCTCATATTGAACGAGCCGGTGTTCATTCTGGTGATTCGATGTCAGTTTATCCGGCTCAGCTCAGCCAAAAAATTCAAGCACAAATCGTGACGGCTGCTCTAAAACTTGCCAAGGCTCTGCATACAGTCGGTTTGATGAATGTCCAGTACGTGATTCACGATGAACAAGTTTATGTTATCGAAGTTAATCCGCGTGCTTCTCGAACAGTACCATTTATCTCAAAAGCGACGGACATTCCTTTAGCCCAGTTAGCCACACAAGCCATGCTGGGTATTAAATTAGCTGATCTAGGCTATCAAACAGGCCTGGCAGCTGCCAAAGATCAAGTTTATGTCAAGGCGCCCGTTTTCTCCTTTTCTAAGCTAGCAAAAGTTGATTCGTCTTTGGGCCCGGAAATGAAATCAACAGGAGAAGTCATGGCAATTGATGATACGCTGCCTAAAGCGCTGCATAAGGCTTTCGTTGCCTGCGGTTTTCATGCTGCTGGTCAGGGAAATATATTGTTCACGGTTGCAGATGATGATAGATCCGAGGCCTTGACCATGGCTAAGAAATTTGATCGGATCGGTTACACAATTTTTAGTGGGCCGAAAACAGGCAAATACTTCAGTCAAGGTGCTTTAGGAAACCACACCATAGACAAACAAGCTGATTATCTGAAAGTATTTCGTGAAAACGATATTCAGCTGGTCGTTAGTACGGCGGATGTTTCAGATGAAGCCGATAGTCAGGCGATTCGAGCTGCAGCAATTGCCGATGGTATCAAAACATTTACTTGCTTGGATACTGTGGCGGCATTTTTAAAAATATTTGAAAGTTCAGAAGATAAGCATGATGAAAAAATCAGAAATGACCAACAAAATGGCGACAATCAATATTCGACAACGTGTTGA
- a CDS encoding GNAT family N-acetyltransferase → MNEIIQPLSQRNALIIADEWHYSGQYAFYDMTADPEDYQEIINPALRRDVYYEFLDHQQKLLGFFVIEPVNGSKGTYEIGLGLAPSLTGHGLGKNFLEHIISYAITHFSVKKIILDVAEFNTRAQKLYRSIGFKQARQHEQETNNSTYTFIEMTKDF, encoded by the coding sequence ATGAATGAAATAATACAACCTCTATCTCAAAGAAACGCCCTGATTATCGCTGATGAATGGCATTACTCAGGACAATATGCTTTTTATGATATGACGGCCGATCCAGAAGACTATCAAGAGATAATTAATCCAGCTTTGAGAAGAGATGTTTACTATGAATTTCTAGATCACCAGCAAAAACTGCTCGGATTTTTCGTTATTGAGCCTGTTAATGGAAGCAAAGGTACTTACGAAATTGGATTAGGCCTTGCGCCAAGTCTAACCGGGCATGGTCTTGGAAAAAATTTTTTAGAACATATCATCAGTTATGCAATAACCCATTTTTCGGTAAAAAAAATTATTTTGGATGTCGCAGAATTTAATACTAGGGCACAAAAACTTTATCGTAGCATCGGTTTTAAACAAGCAAGACAGCACGAACAAGAAACAAACAATTCAACTTATACTTTTATTGAAATGACTAAAGATTTTTAA